Genomic DNA from Macadamia integrifolia cultivar HAES 741 chromosome 6, SCU_Mint_v3, whole genome shotgun sequence:
attttttaatatttaatagcAAAGAGTTTAGGAAACAAAatgaagtgaaatttaataatcaaactATGTAATGATTTTGAGTTAGCGATTTAGACAAATGGGATAAtgatcacatatatatatatatatatatatattaaatacaaaaatttcactttcatccatttaaatttcttttgcaatcaaacatagcctaaaaagAATGAAATCCTGCAATTTATTAATACATTAAATTTTGTGATAGAGAATCATTAGCAATGAATCAAACTATTCTTCGACTGGAGGATTTTAGTTGTTGAAACCAGTAGTCTCCGTCGAAATTATCTCGATAACCATCAAGATCAGACAACATAGCCTTTATACTAATGGCAACCATTTGATCTAACCAGTCCTCCATGGGTGACAATCCCACCTGAGCAGCAAGCCAGTTTTTGTACTCAAACTAGAAAAACAACACAAAGAATGTCATGTAAGCAATTagcatgagagagagatttgaaaaAAGCCATTTTCTCAGTAATATTTCTTGTTGTATGATATGTTATTGATGGTTTACTTGCTGGGAGACTACTTCAATAGCAAAAGAAATAAGCTACAAAACCTGGTCCTTGTCAAATTTATGGGTGTAGTGCTTGGGTCTTCCACTCTCCTCCATACGTCGGTAGTGTTCTTCAACAGAGTTCATCATCTCCTGCTCTGATGGTAGTATCACCTTCCCAGATAAAACCTGTGCTACCCACTTGGCCTGTAGCTCATAAGTAATGAAGGGGAGAATCTGGTGACAGTGAAAGAGAAAGCTTCTGCTATTAATTATCCAAACATCTAAAGAGGAAGTGTTTAGGCTTATAAAACATAGCTGATCCTTGCTCTTTACTATAGAAATCATTACATAGTTATAGCAACAAACCATTGAAGGTAAGCCCACAAAAGATAGCCAAGGAGCCAAGCGAGGTGGGAAAATGTGCTTGTATAAGGGCCCAACTCTATTATCCTCCAGAGTCACAATTCcatttgtttcaagaaatgggaAATTGTATTTATAGCTGCACACCCGCAAGTCCAGACAGAAAACATAAAAGCACTTAGTTGAAGTATTAATGATGTTCCACTTATCCACAAAATCAATGTTTGCTTTCTTAACTTCTAACAACATTGGCAAAGTGGAAACAACCTCTTAACATTCTCGAGGTAAGTCTGCGTAGTTCTTATCTCTCTGACCTCGTATATGCGGGGAGCCTTGTGCATCGggtatccctttttttttttttaaagaattacataaattgttaagtttgtctcgaatttttgaccagttttgaagattgacccgcttaGAAAAAATTTTAgtggtgacccgaatgagaagttttgtaagatttgtgatggaagcagaggggttgggctgataggcccaagcccagaGCCCAGCACCGATCTCGTATGAGGGTGCGGGCGGTATGGTTTGACCGGATCGAATGcgacccaatgggtcgacctgcgacttggagtatataatgtactgttgtcttgttgagcaaaTCATTATATTTTGGGAGGGTTTTTCGAGTTAGGGTTTTAGGACTTGTTTTCTCGccgttgcttgggtgtaatttctcttctgcatagtgaaacatcttcttcttcgcttgAGAACGTAGCACACCATaccagtgtgtgaacctcgttaaatttcTATGTTGTGTAGATCTATTGTCTATTTATTTCTGTATTTCTTGTTGTTAGCTCTAACATAAATTACAGGCCAAAGAAAACTGAAGATAGAAGTGATTTGTCCATACCCTGTACAGTGGAAAATGATATCTGCAGAAACTGAGGACCCATCTTGAAAAGCCACTTTACCATCCTCAAAAACACATTCTATCTGTAAGATGGGACTCAAATTTAGTCACTTGATGACTGCCCACTAAGAAGATCTTCATAAGAGAACACTTACCATTGAATGGTTCCATATATTACAATGGTTATCCAACTTCCCAATTTTGAC
This window encodes:
- the LOC122082191 gene encoding flavin-containing monooxygenase FMO GS-OX-like 3; amino-acid sequence: MHTSAVQIVVLIGNGPSANDISREISEVSKEVHLASRSPNVKIGKLDNHCNIWNHSMIECVFEDGKVAFQDGSSVSADIIFHCTGYKYNFPFLETNGIVTLEDNRVGPLYKHIFPPRLAPWLSFVGLPSMILPFITYELQAKWVAQVLSGKVILPSEQEMMNSVEEHYRRMEESGRPKHYTHKFDKDQFEYKNWLAAQVGLSPMEDWLDQMVAISIKAMLSDLDGYRDNFDGDYWFQQLKSSSRRIV